The following proteins are encoded in a genomic region of Oncorhynchus kisutch isolate 150728-3 linkage group LG6, Okis_V2, whole genome shotgun sequence:
- the LOC109884029 gene encoding uncharacterized protein LOC109884029 isoform X2, giving the protein MYPFSLFVFLVLPYQACLACSPIKKMERCEDLRTGIGYVYPYETPAGSEIEVYSNNTPIAYRGMNKPFEAHLSDKVINVNNSAVILSECLNLTFKLFHVLQGKVEERHLYYIVAEREHVAMTTINLTDNLTDTSDNTSGNGDKAKATGHTKEITAGVLVFLVLLLGFAGFLVYRYGNIPWRDKYPFALVQLVQLGRDYLNTNRENQRNQGDGVEEEREPPHSQETHVESSLLNGHLVNSRQGEGGEPSERFVQPMGREGTDTEFSQKRHAGFPLVNGNHKARVNDETKEATPSAQSPGPPQTNGGPPMSDRLENNPVGQRMKKTALVNKQDQDWSATA; this is encoded by the exons ATGTATCCATTCAGCCTGTTTGTTTTTTTGGTGCTCCCATATCAAG CTTGCTTAGCATGCTCTCCCATCAAGAAAATGGAGAGGTGTGAAGATTTGAGGACGGGAATTGGATATGTGTACCCATATGAAACTCCGGCTGGATCTGAAATTGAGGTGTACTCAAACAAT ACTCCAATAGCCTACCGTGGCATGAACAAGCCTTTTGAGGCACATCTCTCTGATAAGGTGATAAATGTGAACAACAGTGCTGTCATCCTCTCTGAATGCCTGAATCTGACATTCAAATTATTTCATGTTCTCCAG GGCAAGGTGGAGGAGCGCCATTTGTATTACATTGTTGCAG AGAGGGAGCATGTGGCTATGACAACTATCAATCTGACTGACAATCTGACTGACACCTCGGACAACACATCAG GAAATGGGGACAAAGCCAAAGCCACTGGCCACACAAAGGAAATCACTG CTGGTGTTCTGGTGTTCTTGGTTCTGCTGCTGGGCTTTGCTGGTTTCTTAGTGTACAGATATGGCAACATTCCTTGGAGAGACAAATATCC ATTTGCTCTTGTACAGCTAGTTCAGCTGGGTCGGGACTACCTTAACACCAACAGGGAAAACCAGAG GAACCAGGGGGATGgggtggaagaggagagggagccaCCACACAGTCAGGAGACACATGTTGAGTCCTCTCTGCTGAATGGGCATCTTGTGAACAG cagacaaggagagggaggtgagccAAGCGAGAGGTTCGTTCAGCCAATGGGCCGTGAGGGAACAGATACTGAATTCTCTCAGAAGAGACATGCTGGATTTCCTCTGGTGAATGGAAACCATAAGGCCAG GGTTAACGATGAGACTAAGGAAGCGACTCCTAGTGCACAGAGTCCAGGACCTCCTCAGACGAATGGAGGACCTCCtatgtctgacag GTTGGAGAACAACCCTGTTGGTCAGAGGATGAAGAAAACTGCTCTGGTGAACAAGCAGGACCAAGACTGGTCAGCAACGGCATGA
- the LOC109884029 gene encoding uncharacterized protein LOC109884029 isoform X3 has protein sequence MYPFSLFVFLVLPYQACLACSPIKKMERCEDLRTGIGYVYPYETPAGSEIEVYSNNTPIAYRGMNKPFEAHLSDKVINVNNSAVILSECLNLTFKLFHVLQGKVEERHLYYIVAEREHVAMTTINLTDNLTDTSDNTSGNGDKAKATGHTKEITAGVLVFLVLLLGFAGFLVYRYGNIPWRDKYPFALVQLVQLGRDYLNTNRENQRNQGDGVEEEREPPHSQETHVESSLLNGHLVNRQGEGGEPSERFVQPMGREGTDTEFSQKRHAGFPLVNGNHKARVNDETKEATPSAQSPGPPQTNGGPPMSDRLENNPVGQRMKKTALVNKQDQDWSATA, from the exons ATGTATCCATTCAGCCTGTTTGTTTTTTTGGTGCTCCCATATCAAG CTTGCTTAGCATGCTCTCCCATCAAGAAAATGGAGAGGTGTGAAGATTTGAGGACGGGAATTGGATATGTGTACCCATATGAAACTCCGGCTGGATCTGAAATTGAGGTGTACTCAAACAAT ACTCCAATAGCCTACCGTGGCATGAACAAGCCTTTTGAGGCACATCTCTCTGATAAGGTGATAAATGTGAACAACAGTGCTGTCATCCTCTCTGAATGCCTGAATCTGACATTCAAATTATTTCATGTTCTCCAG GGCAAGGTGGAGGAGCGCCATTTGTATTACATTGTTGCAG AGAGGGAGCATGTGGCTATGACAACTATCAATCTGACTGACAATCTGACTGACACCTCGGACAACACATCAG GAAATGGGGACAAAGCCAAAGCCACTGGCCACACAAAGGAAATCACTG CTGGTGTTCTGGTGTTCTTGGTTCTGCTGCTGGGCTTTGCTGGTTTCTTAGTGTACAGATATGGCAACATTCCTTGGAGAGACAAATATCC ATTTGCTCTTGTACAGCTAGTTCAGCTGGGTCGGGACTACCTTAACACCAACAGGGAAAACCAGAG GAACCAGGGGGATGgggtggaagaggagagggagccaCCACACAGTCAGGAGACACATGTTGAGTCCTCTCTGCTGAATGGGCATCTTGTGAACAG acaaggagagggaggtgagccAAGCGAGAGGTTCGTTCAGCCAATGGGCCGTGAGGGAACAGATACTGAATTCTCTCAGAAGAGACATGCTGGATTTCCTCTGGTGAATGGAAACCATAAGGCCAG GGTTAACGATGAGACTAAGGAAGCGACTCCTAGTGCACAGAGTCCAGGACCTCCTCAGACGAATGGAGGACCTCCtatgtctgacag GTTGGAGAACAACCCTGTTGGTCAGAGGATGAAGAAAACTGCTCTGGTGAACAAGCAGGACCAAGACTGGTCAGCAACGGCATGA
- the LOC109884029 gene encoding uncharacterized protein LOC109884029 isoform X4 yields the protein MYPFSLFVFLVLPYQACLACSPIKKMERCEDLRTGIGYVYPYETPAGSEIEVYSNNTPIAYRGMNKPFEAHLSDKVINVNNSAVILSECLNLTFKLFHVLQGKVEERHLYYIVAEREHVAMTTINLTDNLTDTSDNTSGNGDKAKATGHTKEITAGVLVFLVLLLGFAGFLVYRYGNIPWRDKYPNQGDGVEEEREPPHSQETHVESSLLNGHLVNSRQGEGGEPSERFVQPMGREGTDTEFSQKRHAGFPLVNGNHKARVNDETKEATPSAQSPGPPQTNGGPPMSDRLENNPVGQRMKKTALVNKQDQDWSATA from the exons ATGTATCCATTCAGCCTGTTTGTTTTTTTGGTGCTCCCATATCAAG CTTGCTTAGCATGCTCTCCCATCAAGAAAATGGAGAGGTGTGAAGATTTGAGGACGGGAATTGGATATGTGTACCCATATGAAACTCCGGCTGGATCTGAAATTGAGGTGTACTCAAACAAT ACTCCAATAGCCTACCGTGGCATGAACAAGCCTTTTGAGGCACATCTCTCTGATAAGGTGATAAATGTGAACAACAGTGCTGTCATCCTCTCTGAATGCCTGAATCTGACATTCAAATTATTTCATGTTCTCCAG GGCAAGGTGGAGGAGCGCCATTTGTATTACATTGTTGCAG AGAGGGAGCATGTGGCTATGACAACTATCAATCTGACTGACAATCTGACTGACACCTCGGACAACACATCAG GAAATGGGGACAAAGCCAAAGCCACTGGCCACACAAAGGAAATCACTG CTGGTGTTCTGGTGTTCTTGGTTCTGCTGCTGGGCTTTGCTGGTTTCTTAGTGTACAGATATGGCAACATTCCTTGGAGAGACAAATATCC GAACCAGGGGGATGgggtggaagaggagagggagccaCCACACAGTCAGGAGACACATGTTGAGTCCTCTCTGCTGAATGGGCATCTTGTGAACAG cagacaaggagagggaggtgagccAAGCGAGAGGTTCGTTCAGCCAATGGGCCGTGAGGGAACAGATACTGAATTCTCTCAGAAGAGACATGCTGGATTTCCTCTGGTGAATGGAAACCATAAGGCCAG GGTTAACGATGAGACTAAGGAAGCGACTCCTAGTGCACAGAGTCCAGGACCTCCTCAGACGAATGGAGGACCTCCtatgtctgacag GTTGGAGAACAACCCTGTTGGTCAGAGGATGAAGAAAACTGCTCTGGTGAACAAGCAGGACCAAGACTGGTCAGCAACGGCATGA
- the LOC109884029 gene encoding uncharacterized protein LOC109884029 isoform X5, which translates to MYPFSLFVFLVLPYQACLACSPIKKMERCEDLRTGIGYVYPYETPAGSEIEVYSNNTPIAYRGMNKPFEAHLSDKVINVNNSAVILSECLNLTFKLFHVLQGKVEERHLYYIVAEREHVAMTTINLTDNLTDTSDNTSGNGDKAKATGHTKEITAGVLVFLVLLLGFAGFLVYRYGNIPWRDKYPNQGDGVEEEREPPHSQETHVESSLLNGHLVNRQGEGGEPSERFVQPMGREGTDTEFSQKRHAGFPLVNGNHKARVNDETKEATPSAQSPGPPQTNGGPPMSDRLENNPVGQRMKKTALVNKQDQDWSATA; encoded by the exons ATGTATCCATTCAGCCTGTTTGTTTTTTTGGTGCTCCCATATCAAG CTTGCTTAGCATGCTCTCCCATCAAGAAAATGGAGAGGTGTGAAGATTTGAGGACGGGAATTGGATATGTGTACCCATATGAAACTCCGGCTGGATCTGAAATTGAGGTGTACTCAAACAAT ACTCCAATAGCCTACCGTGGCATGAACAAGCCTTTTGAGGCACATCTCTCTGATAAGGTGATAAATGTGAACAACAGTGCTGTCATCCTCTCTGAATGCCTGAATCTGACATTCAAATTATTTCATGTTCTCCAG GGCAAGGTGGAGGAGCGCCATTTGTATTACATTGTTGCAG AGAGGGAGCATGTGGCTATGACAACTATCAATCTGACTGACAATCTGACTGACACCTCGGACAACACATCAG GAAATGGGGACAAAGCCAAAGCCACTGGCCACACAAAGGAAATCACTG CTGGTGTTCTGGTGTTCTTGGTTCTGCTGCTGGGCTTTGCTGGTTTCTTAGTGTACAGATATGGCAACATTCCTTGGAGAGACAAATATCC GAACCAGGGGGATGgggtggaagaggagagggagccaCCACACAGTCAGGAGACACATGTTGAGTCCTCTCTGCTGAATGGGCATCTTGTGAACAG acaaggagagggaggtgagccAAGCGAGAGGTTCGTTCAGCCAATGGGCCGTGAGGGAACAGATACTGAATTCTCTCAGAAGAGACATGCTGGATTTCCTCTGGTGAATGGAAACCATAAGGCCAG GGTTAACGATGAGACTAAGGAAGCGACTCCTAGTGCACAGAGTCCAGGACCTCCTCAGACGAATGGAGGACCTCCtatgtctgacag GTTGGAGAACAACCCTGTTGGTCAGAGGATGAAGAAAACTGCTCTGGTGAACAAGCAGGACCAAGACTGGTCAGCAACGGCATGA
- the LOC109884029 gene encoding uncharacterized protein LOC109884029 isoform X6, with translation MILEIFTSHVSSLKGKVEERHLYYIVAEREHVAMTTINLTDNLTDTSDNTSGNGDKAKATGHTKEITAGVLVFLVLLLGFAGFLVYRYGNIPWRDKYPFALVQLVQLGRDYLNTNRENQRNQGDGVEEEREPPHSQETHVESSLLNGHLVNSRQGEGGEPSERFVQPMGREGTDTEFSQKRHAGFPLVNGNHKARVNDETKEATPSAQSPGPPQTNGGPPMSDRLENNPVGQRMKKTALVNKQDQDWSATA, from the exons ATGATTTTAGAGATATTTACTTCCCATGTGTCTTCTCTTAAGGGCAAGGTGGAGGAGCGCCATTTGTATTACATTGTTGCAG AGAGGGAGCATGTGGCTATGACAACTATCAATCTGACTGACAATCTGACTGACACCTCGGACAACACATCAG GAAATGGGGACAAAGCCAAAGCCACTGGCCACACAAAGGAAATCACTG CTGGTGTTCTGGTGTTCTTGGTTCTGCTGCTGGGCTTTGCTGGTTTCTTAGTGTACAGATATGGCAACATTCCTTGGAGAGACAAATATCC ATTTGCTCTTGTACAGCTAGTTCAGCTGGGTCGGGACTACCTTAACACCAACAGGGAAAACCAGAG GAACCAGGGGGATGgggtggaagaggagagggagccaCCACACAGTCAGGAGACACATGTTGAGTCCTCTCTGCTGAATGGGCATCTTGTGAACAG cagacaaggagagggaggtgagccAAGCGAGAGGTTCGTTCAGCCAATGGGCCGTGAGGGAACAGATACTGAATTCTCTCAGAAGAGACATGCTGGATTTCCTCTGGTGAATGGAAACCATAAGGCCAG GGTTAACGATGAGACTAAGGAAGCGACTCCTAGTGCACAGAGTCCAGGACCTCCTCAGACGAATGGAGGACCTCCtatgtctgacag GTTGGAGAACAACCCTGTTGGTCAGAGGATGAAGAAAACTGCTCTGGTGAACAAGCAGGACCAAGACTGGTCAGCAACGGCATGA